In Bryobacteraceae bacterium, the following proteins share a genomic window:
- the argH gene encoding argininosuccinate lyase — MKLWGGRFETGPSEVFERFSGSLHFDKRLIDADVRGSQAFARALERVGILSAAERATLVTAFDQILAESRQPAFWEGAGDEDIHTLVIRKLKAKTPLADKIHTGRSRNEQVSLDTRLWLRGEIERAQDLLAALLEALLELARKYPAAVIPGYTHLRRAQAVLWPHYILAYFEMFARDWERMEQARARVNVLPLGSGALAGSGFHFDRDEIARDLGFAAVTRNSMDVSGDRDFVLDYLFAATTTMVHLSRLAEDWILYSSEEFGWMELADGVTSGSSLMPQKKNPDSLELIRGKCGRVVGCLNALIVTMKGLPMTYNRDMQEDKEPLFDAVDQTAMSIEMARVVVESVTLHEWIPAEAAERSWVVATDLAEALARHGVPFHQAHKLVGKLVLESVNEGRTPSSWSGEQLAAFAPEFTPEMGALLRPEEGMKTREIKGGTGPGAVAAALALAGERLQALRR, encoded by the coding sequence ATGAAGCTGTGGGGAGGACGTTTCGAGACCGGACCGTCGGAAGTTTTTGAGCGCTTTTCCGGATCGCTCCATTTCGATAAGCGCCTCATCGACGCCGACGTGCGCGGCTCCCAGGCCTTTGCCCGGGCGCTCGAACGCGTCGGGATCCTCTCGGCCGCCGAGCGCGCCACGCTGGTCACCGCGTTTGACCAGATCCTCGCCGAGTCCCGCCAACCTGCCTTTTGGGAAGGCGCCGGCGACGAGGACATCCATACCCTCGTCATCCGCAAGCTGAAGGCGAAGACCCCGCTCGCCGACAAGATCCACACCGGCCGCAGCCGCAACGAACAGGTGTCGCTCGACACCCGCCTCTGGCTCCGCGGCGAAATCGAGCGCGCCCAGGATCTCCTCGCCGCCCTGCTCGAAGCGCTGCTCGAACTCGCCAGGAAGTACCCCGCCGCCGTGATCCCCGGCTATACGCATCTCCGCCGCGCTCAGGCCGTCCTGTGGCCCCACTACATCCTCGCCTACTTCGAGATGTTCGCCCGCGATTGGGAACGCATGGAACAGGCCCGCGCCCGCGTCAACGTGCTCCCCCTCGGCTCCGGCGCGCTCGCCGGTTCCGGCTTCCACTTCGATCGCGACGAGATCGCCCGCGACCTGGGCTTCGCCGCCGTCACCCGCAACAGCATGGATGTCTCCGGCGACCGCGACTTCGTCCTCGACTACCTCTTCGCCGCCACCACCACCATGGTCCACTTGAGCCGCCTCGCCGAAGACTGGATCCTCTATTCGAGCGAAGAGTTCGGCTGGATGGAGCTCGCCGACGGCGTCACCAGCGGCTCTTCCCTCATGCCGCAGAAGAAGAACCCAGACTCGCTCGAGTTGATCCGCGGCAAATGCGGCCGCGTCGTCGGCTGCCTCAACGCCCTGATCGTCACGATGAAAGGTCTCCCCATGACCTACAACCGTGACATGCAGGAAGACAAGGAGCCGCTGTTCGACGCCGTCGATCAAACCGCGATGTCGATCGAAATGGCGCGCGTCGTCGTCGAGTCCGTTACGCTCCACGAGTGGATCCCGGCCGAAGCCGCCGAGCGAAGCTGGGTGGTGGCTACCGATCTCGCCGAAGCCCTGGCACGCCACGGCGTCCCGTTCCATCAGGCCCACAAGCTCGTCGGCAAACTCGTGCTTGAAAGCGTGAACGAAGGCCGCACGCCGTCGAGTTGGAGCGGCGAGCAACTGGCCGCCTTCGCTCCCGAGTTCACGCCCGAGATGGGTGCGCTGCTTCGCCCCGAGGAAGGCATGAAGACCCGCGAGATCAAGGGCGGCACCGGTCCCGGAGCCGTCGCGGCCGCGCTGGCCCTGGCCGGCGAAAGGCTGCAGGCGCTACGGCGATGA
- the argF gene encoding ornithine carbamoyltransferase: MNKNSLASQRMRSVRATLPAPRIAAGDFRRDQDLKPEELRALLDLAREVKRNPDAFRAGLAGKCAGLLFEKPSLRTRFTFELAMQQLGGGFATQIGPIGEREPVSDVARNLDGWVDVIIARTFDQQTVDDLAEWADVPVINALSDMYHPCQALADFQTLEECFDQLEGLKLAFIGDGNNVAHSLMLTAAPLGVEFAIAHPEGYGPDEALVAEARALGGKIRITGDAEEAVRGADAVYTDVWASMGQEHEAYERMVHFEPFRVDLALMRKARKSAIFLHCLPAKRGQEVTHEVVESRQSKVFQQAGNRLHAQKALLLMLLGND; this comes from the coding sequence TTGAATAAAAATTCACTGGCGTCGCAGCGCATGCGCTCCGTCCGGGCTACCCTGCCCGCTCCCCGGATCGCCGCTGGTGATTTCCGCCGTGACCAGGATCTGAAACCCGAAGAGCTCCGCGCGCTCCTCGACCTCGCCCGCGAAGTAAAGCGCAATCCCGATGCCTTCCGCGCCGGCCTCGCCGGCAAGTGCGCCGGCCTGCTGTTCGAAAAACCGTCCCTCCGTACCCGCTTCACCTTCGAACTCGCCATGCAGCAGTTGGGCGGCGGCTTCGCCACTCAGATCGGACCCATCGGCGAACGCGAGCCCGTCTCCGACGTCGCCCGCAACCTCGACGGTTGGGTCGACGTCATCATCGCCCGGACCTTCGATCAGCAAACCGTCGACGACCTCGCCGAATGGGCGGATGTGCCCGTGATCAACGCGCTCAGCGACATGTATCATCCCTGCCAGGCGCTGGCCGACTTTCAGACCCTCGAGGAGTGCTTCGATCAACTCGAAGGACTCAAGCTCGCCTTCATCGGCGACGGCAACAACGTGGCCCATTCCCTGATGCTAACCGCCGCGCCGCTCGGCGTCGAGTTTGCTATCGCCCACCCGGAGGGCTATGGGCCCGACGAGGCCCTCGTTGCGGAGGCCCGCGCTCTGGGCGGCAAGATCAGGATCACGGGCGACGCCGAAGAGGCCGTTCGCGGCGCCGACGCCGTCTACACCGACGTCTGGGCCAGCATGGGCCAGGAGCATGAAGCCTACGAGCGCATGGTCCACTTCGAGCCCTTCCGCGTGGACCTCGCGCTGATGAGGAAGGCACGGAAGAGCGCCATCTTCCTGCATTGCCTGCCGGCCAAGCGCGGGCAGGAGGTCACGCACGAGGTAGTCGAGTCCAGGCAGTCCAAGGTGTTTCAACAGGCCGGCAACCGGCTGCACGCGCAGAAAGCGCTGCTGCTGATGTTGTTGGGAAATGACTAG
- the mltG gene encoding endolytic transglycosylase MltG: MKRILAIAAVLLGAAGAYTAWTLTRPFAGFTEPVLVDIPQGTSTRSMAAMLAEKGVLRDPATFLVLRAIRPAARLQAGEYRFAAPASPLEVFSRLARGDIHYYELTVPEGANRFDVAEIAAGLGFFTAEQFRAASADPSLIRDIAPHAESLEGYLFPSTYRLTRGTTAPQLCRRMTGEFRRAWKRVGASAPVHETVTLASLIEKETGVPDERPVVSSVYRNRLARGIKLECDPTTIYAAILQNRYRGKIYRSDLDSTHPYNTYQNTGLPPGPIANAGEASLRAAANPAETDYIFFVARPDGSGGHNFSSSLAEHNRAVTEYRRGEQKKNEAKPAARASRRG; the protein is encoded by the coding sequence ATGAAACGAATCCTTGCAATCGCCGCCGTTCTCTTGGGCGCCGCGGGCGCCTATACCGCGTGGACACTCACACGCCCGTTCGCGGGCTTCACGGAGCCGGTGCTGGTGGACATCCCGCAAGGGACGTCGACGCGGAGCATGGCCGCGATGCTGGCCGAGAAGGGCGTGCTGCGAGACCCGGCGACGTTCCTGGTGCTTCGCGCGATTCGCCCGGCGGCGCGCCTCCAGGCGGGCGAGTACCGTTTCGCGGCGCCTGCATCGCCGCTCGAAGTGTTCTCGCGGTTGGCGCGCGGCGACATCCACTACTACGAGTTGACGGTGCCGGAAGGCGCGAACCGGTTCGACGTGGCCGAGATCGCAGCAGGGCTCGGGTTCTTCACGGCGGAGCAGTTCCGGGCGGCGTCGGCCGATCCGTCGCTGATCCGGGACATCGCGCCGCATGCGGAATCGCTCGAGGGCTACCTGTTTCCTTCCACGTATAGGCTGACGCGCGGAACCACGGCCCCACAGCTTTGCAGGCGGATGACGGGCGAGTTCCGGAGGGCCTGGAAACGCGTAGGGGCCTCGGCGCCGGTGCATGAGACGGTGACGCTCGCCTCGCTGATCGAGAAGGAGACGGGCGTGCCGGACGAGCGGCCGGTCGTGTCGTCGGTCTACCGGAACCGGCTGGCGCGGGGCATCAAGCTCGAGTGCGACCCGACGACGATTTACGCGGCGATACTGCAGAACCGGTATCGCGGGAAGATTTACCGGTCCGATCTCGACAGCACGCATCCGTACAATACGTATCAGAATACGGGACTTCCGCCGGGGCCGATCGCGAATGCGGGCGAAGCATCGCTGCGGGCGGCGGCGAATCCGGCGGAGACGGACTACATCTTCTTCGTCGCGCGGCCGGACGGCTCGGGCGGCCACAACTTTTCCTCGTCGCTCGCCGAGCACAACCGGGCCGTCACCGAGTACCGCCGTGGAGAGCAAAAGAAGAACGAAGCGAAGCCGGCTGCGCGAGCTTCTCGCCGGGGTTGA
- a CDS encoding AI-2E family transporter yields MSERERRDRSLASNVIGVGVAIALIYFGRGFLVTLITAVTIGFLLEPFVDLFTRLRLPRAVASFVVCTLALLLLYGSGLGLYTQIAGLMEDLPQYGTRINEIVSQVTTRLESAERSALSLLAPRRLEQKQPEPQPDPNASRRRRSAEPPLPPPPVAAPVQEVIIRAERSPVVDYVYTHWEEFYHAGLLASFIPFLVYFMLSWRDHMRRSYLQLFRGPERHAAGRSWQGIADMARAYVVGNFILGLFLTVASGVFFYFIKVPYFLLVAPISGYLSLVPYVGLPMAMLPPMVAALPVYSSMTMYVLIASVVGFLHLLALNLLYPKLVGSRVHLNPLAVTVALMFWGSLWGAIGLVFAIPITAGIKAVFDNVPDWQAYGKILGD; encoded by the coding sequence TTGTCTGAACGTGAACGGAGAGACCGTAGCCTCGCGTCGAATGTCATCGGCGTGGGGGTTGCGATCGCTCTGATCTATTTCGGACGCGGGTTTCTCGTCACGCTCATCACCGCCGTCACCATCGGATTCCTCCTCGAGCCTTTCGTCGATCTCTTCACCCGTTTGCGGTTGCCGCGCGCCGTCGCAAGCTTCGTTGTCTGCACGCTCGCGCTGCTTCTGCTCTATGGCAGCGGCCTCGGCCTATACACCCAGATCGCCGGCCTCATGGAGGACCTCCCGCAGTACGGTACGCGCATCAACGAAATCGTCAGCCAGGTCACCACGCGCCTCGAATCCGCCGAACGCAGCGCCCTCAGTCTGCTCGCTCCGCGCCGGCTCGAACAAAAGCAGCCCGAACCTCAGCCGGATCCCAACGCGTCGCGCCGGCGCCGCTCCGCCGAGCCGCCGCTTCCTCCTCCGCCCGTCGCCGCCCCCGTGCAGGAAGTCATCATCCGCGCCGAGCGCTCCCCCGTCGTCGACTACGTCTACACGCACTGGGAGGAGTTCTATCACGCCGGCCTGCTCGCGAGCTTCATTCCCTTCCTCGTCTACTTCATGCTCAGCTGGCGCGATCACATGCGCCGCAGCTACCTGCAACTGTTCCGCGGACCCGAACGCCACGCCGCCGGGCGTAGCTGGCAGGGCATCGCAGACATGGCTCGCGCCTACGTCGTCGGCAACTTCATCCTCGGCTTGTTTCTCACCGTCGCCAGCGGCGTCTTCTTCTACTTCATCAAGGTGCCGTACTTCCTCCTCGTCGCCCCCATCAGCGGATACCTCAGCCTCGTGCCCTACGTCGGCCTGCCCATGGCCATGCTCCCGCCGATGGTGGCTGCGCTGCCCGTGTATTCGTCCATGACGATGTACGTCCTCATCGCCTCCGTCGTCGGCTTCCTGCACCTGCTCGCCCTGAACCTGCTCTACCCCAAGCTCGTAGGCTCCCGCGTCCACCTGAATCCCCTCGCCGTCACCGTCGCGCTGATGTTCTGGGGCAGCCTCTGGGGCGCCATTGGGCTCGTCTTCGCCATCCCCATCACCGCCGGCATCAAGGCCGTCTTCGACAACGTGCCGGACTGGCAGGCCTACGGCAAGATCCTCGGCGATTGA
- a CDS encoding NAD-dependent epimerase/dehydratase family protein: protein MTYRNKRVLVTGGLGFIGSNLALRLAREGARVTIVDPCVAGCGGNDFNIEPEREKIRVVPASIAERGAVAPVLAASDVVFNLAGEISHIHSMLFPDRDLEINTLAQLKFLETCVEVRPGVRVIYAGTRQVYGAPDYLPVDEKHPVNPVDFNGVHKYAATMYHLMLTRMGQLDAVVLRLTNVYGPRMALDVPCQGFLGAYIRQAVTGQRLEVYGDGLQLRDPLYVDDAVEAMLAAGALPAIQSHSYNVGGPEALALGTIASITSLRAGGPDPRYREFPAERKAIDIGSYYTDTALIREQTGWRPAVRFEDGIGRTFAYFREHLSRYLDPANPNPPCKLQHLRVQITPAGETVAEHRP from the coding sequence GTGACTTACCGGAACAAGCGCGTCCTCGTAACGGGGGGACTCGGATTTATCGGCAGCAATCTGGCGCTCCGCTTGGCGCGCGAGGGGGCGCGCGTCACCATCGTCGACCCGTGCGTGGCCGGGTGCGGCGGTAACGATTTCAACATCGAGCCGGAGCGCGAGAAGATCCGCGTGGTTCCGGCTTCGATCGCCGAACGCGGCGCGGTGGCGCCGGTGCTGGCGGCAAGCGATGTGGTGTTCAACCTGGCCGGCGAAATCAGCCATATCCACAGCATGTTGTTTCCGGACCGGGACCTCGAGATCAACACGCTGGCGCAATTGAAGTTTCTCGAGACGTGCGTGGAGGTTCGCCCGGGCGTTCGCGTCATCTACGCGGGAACGCGGCAGGTGTACGGCGCACCGGACTACCTGCCGGTGGATGAGAAGCACCCGGTGAATCCGGTGGACTTCAACGGGGTCCACAAGTACGCAGCCACAATGTATCACCTGATGCTGACGCGCATGGGCCAATTGGATGCTGTGGTTCTGCGGCTCACGAACGTCTACGGGCCGCGGATGGCGCTGGATGTTCCGTGCCAAGGCTTCCTCGGCGCCTACATCCGCCAGGCGGTGACGGGACAGCGGCTGGAAGTTTACGGCGACGGGCTGCAACTGCGGGACCCGTTGTATGTGGACGACGCGGTGGAGGCGATGCTTGCCGCGGGCGCGCTGCCGGCGATTCAATCGCACTCGTACAATGTCGGCGGGCCGGAGGCGTTGGCGCTGGGCACGATCGCGTCGATCACGAGTCTCCGCGCCGGAGGCCCCGACCCCAGGTATCGCGAGTTTCCGGCGGAGCGGAAAGCGATCGACATCGGGAGCTACTACACCGACACGGCGCTCATCCGGGAGCAAACCGGCTGGCGCCCGGCGGTGCGCTTCGAAGACGGCATCGGGCGGACGTTCGCCTACTTCCGCGAGCACCTGAGCCGGTACCTGGACCCCGCCAATCCGAATCCGCCGTGCAAGCTGCAGCACCTGCGGGTGCAGATCACGCCAGCGGGCGAGACGGTGGCCGAACACCGGCCATGA
- a CDS encoding class I SAM-dependent methyltransferase, giving the protein MMNPAEFANIAESEQNFWWYRGMRKIMFALLDQEAARREYGAVLEVGAGTGHFSRELERRYGWRLFPSDLGWEGLEYARRYGVGRLAQADMRRLPYAAAAFDAVVSMDVVVHLPRGEEDQAMAEFARVARPGGLLALRVSALDVLRSRHSQFAMERQRFTKSRLLRLAAAHGFRAEWCSYANSLLFPVALAKFRIVEPLTRQAPASGVEPVAPWLDSLLHAPLALESKWLGAGGRFPIGQSLILLARKRGA; this is encoded by the coding sequence ATGATGAATCCGGCGGAATTCGCCAACATCGCGGAATCGGAGCAGAACTTCTGGTGGTACCGCGGCATGCGCAAGATCATGTTCGCGCTGCTCGATCAGGAAGCCGCGCGGCGCGAGTATGGCGCGGTGCTGGAAGTGGGGGCGGGCACGGGGCATTTTTCGCGCGAACTGGAGCGGCGCTACGGGTGGCGGCTGTTCCCTTCGGACCTGGGATGGGAAGGATTGGAGTACGCGCGCCGCTATGGCGTGGGCCGGCTGGCGCAGGCGGACATGCGGCGGCTGCCGTACGCGGCGGCGGCTTTCGACGCAGTGGTTTCGATGGACGTGGTGGTGCATCTGCCGCGGGGCGAGGAAGACCAAGCGATGGCGGAGTTCGCACGGGTGGCGCGGCCGGGCGGGCTGCTGGCGCTGCGCGTATCGGCGCTCGATGTGCTGCGCAGCCGGCATTCGCAGTTCGCGATGGAGCGGCAACGGTTCACAAAGAGCCGCCTGCTGCGGCTGGCGGCGGCGCACGGATTCAGGGCGGAGTGGTGCAGCTACGCCAATTCGCTGCTGTTCCCGGTGGCGTTGGCGAAGTTCCGAATCGTGGAACCACTGACGCGGCAAGCGCCGGCGAGCGGCGTGGAGCCGGTGGCGCCGTGGCTCGACAGCCTGTTGCATGCGCCGCTGGCGCTGGAATCGAAGTGGCTGGGCGCGGGCGGGCGGTTTCCTATCGGCCAGTCCCTGATTCTGCTGGCGCGGAAGCGAGGGGCTTGA
- a CDS encoding outer membrane beta-barrel protein, producing the protein MKPVALFALALAPMMAQSPYRKHFISVGAGAGVPGAEVSRYLDSSPLFRVAYGYRFARNFQADVGFDTVFHAAKIRDFYESDFGDLRIKDYQFMLPLGGRAVIPIGRVLLSAGGGGAYMRYQERVRQPFGNNFRIDCPVCRERSGWGYYGLLGLSVALDRYEHFRLGVTTRVYRGRTEGDAFGSLPAIRTRDTWVNTAGEFTFSF; encoded by the coding sequence ATGAAACCCGTGGCCCTGTTCGCGCTGGCGCTGGCGCCCATGATGGCGCAATCGCCCTACCGGAAGCACTTCATCTCGGTGGGCGCCGGCGCCGGTGTTCCCGGGGCCGAAGTGAGCCGCTACCTCGACTCGAGCCCTCTTTTCCGTGTCGCCTACGGGTACCGGTTCGCCAGAAACTTCCAGGCCGATGTCGGCTTCGATACCGTCTTCCACGCCGCCAAGATCCGCGACTTCTACGAGTCCGATTTCGGCGACTTGCGAATCAAGGATTACCAGTTCATGCTTCCTCTCGGCGGCCGGGCTGTGATTCCCATCGGCCGTGTGCTGCTCTCGGCCGGCGGCGGCGGAGCCTACATGCGATACCAGGAGCGCGTCCGCCAGCCGTTCGGTAACAACTTCCGGATCGATTGTCCGGTTTGCCGGGAGCGGAGCGGGTGGGGTTACTACGGGTTGCTCGGCCTGAGTGTCGCGCTCGATCGCTACGAACACTTCCGTCTCGGTGTAACCACTCGTGTCTACCGCGGGCGCACCGAGGGCGATGCGTTCGGTTCTCTCCCCGCCATCCGAACCCGCGATACCTGGGTAAATACGGCCGGCGAATTTACCTTTAGTTTCTAA
- the ruvX gene encoding Holliday junction resolvase RuvX, with product MSLDSQNEHQPAPRILALDLGKRRIGLAVSDALGITAQGLPTFVRTTIREDMARMAALAKDLEIGRFLIGYPLHMSGRESRQAAYVREFGDRLAGHTGLPVEYLDERLTTVEATRVLKESGISIQKRAAAVDRLSAVILLESYLGRAEHQALS from the coding sequence GTGTCACTGGATTCGCAAAACGAGCATCAACCCGCGCCGCGGATCCTGGCGCTGGACCTCGGCAAGCGGCGCATCGGGCTGGCGGTGAGCGACGCTCTCGGCATCACGGCGCAAGGGCTTCCGACGTTCGTGCGCACCACCATCCGCGAGGACATGGCGCGCATGGCGGCGCTGGCGAAGGATCTCGAGATCGGGCGTTTTCTGATCGGCTATCCGTTGCACATGAGCGGGCGGGAGAGCCGGCAGGCGGCCTACGTCCGCGAGTTCGGGGACCGGCTGGCCGGGCACACGGGCCTGCCGGTGGAGTATCTCGACGAGCGGCTGACGACGGTGGAGGCGACGCGGGTATTGAAAGAATCCGGCATCAGCATCCAGAAGCGCGCGGCGGCGGTGGACCGGCTTTCGGCGGTGATTCTGCTCGAGAGCTATCTGGGGCGCGCCGAGCATCAAGCACTTTCATGA
- a CDS encoding lactonase family protein, protein MSTLLPAALSTALAASALCLSQAAFAASGESLMYVGTYTRGDSKGIYAYKFDSATGRATPLGLAAETPNPSFVAVHPNQRFLYAVAELPEGPGGGGAVSAYSIDKATGKLTFLNKQSSKGGGPCHLNVDRTGHSLIVVNYNTGSTTAMPVNPDGSLGEPTTSIQHQGSSLLKPRQAGPHAHSVNIPKSNKFAIVADLGLDRVLVYKFDAAQSTIAPNEPAYTAVKPGSGPRHFNFHPSQKYGYVINEIAATVTAFRYDAKKGALTEIQTISTLPGGENIPGNSTAEVLVHPSGKFLYGSNRGHNSIAMFRIGADGKLTSLGNESTQGEVPRNFAIDPSGKFLLAENQNSHSIVIFRIGADGKLTPTGEEIEQPSPVCIRFVAMK, encoded by the coding sequence GTGAGCACCTTGCTTCCAGCCGCGCTTTCCACCGCGCTTGCAGCCTCGGCCCTGTGCCTGTCCCAGGCTGCTTTCGCCGCCTCGGGCGAATCGCTGATGTACGTGGGCACCTACACGCGCGGCGACAGCAAAGGCATCTATGCGTACAAATTCGATTCGGCGACAGGGCGCGCCACACCGCTGGGACTCGCGGCCGAAACGCCGAATCCCTCCTTCGTGGCGGTTCATCCGAACCAGCGGTTCCTCTACGCCGTTGCCGAGCTGCCGGAGGGACCGGGCGGAGGCGGGGCCGTCAGCGCGTACTCGATCGACAAGGCGACCGGGAAGCTCACGTTTCTGAATAAGCAATCATCGAAAGGCGGCGGCCCGTGCCATCTGAACGTGGACCGGACGGGCCACAGCCTGATCGTGGTGAACTACAATACGGGCTCGACGACGGCGATGCCGGTGAACCCGGACGGGTCTCTCGGCGAGCCGACCACTTCGATCCAGCATCAGGGATCAAGTTTGTTGAAGCCGCGCCAGGCGGGGCCGCACGCGCACTCGGTGAACATCCCGAAGAGCAACAAGTTCGCGATCGTCGCCGACCTGGGGCTGGACCGCGTGCTGGTCTACAAGTTCGACGCGGCGCAGAGCACTATCGCGCCTAACGAGCCGGCGTACACGGCCGTGAAGCCGGGCTCCGGGCCGCGCCACTTCAACTTCCATCCGTCGCAGAAGTACGGCTACGTGATCAACGAAATCGCGGCGACGGTGACGGCGTTCCGGTACGACGCGAAGAAAGGCGCGCTGACCGAGATCCAAACGATCTCCACGCTTCCGGGCGGCGAGAACATCCCCGGCAACTCGACGGCGGAGGTGCTGGTGCATCCTTCCGGCAAGTTCCTGTACGGCTCCAACCGCGGCCACAATTCGATCGCCATGTTCCGCATCGGCGCGGACGGCAAGCTGACGTCTCTCGGGAATGAATCCACGCAGGGTGAAGTTCCGCGCAATTTCGCGATCGACCCGAGCGGGAAGTTTCTGCTGGCGGAGAATCAGAACTCACACTCGATTGTGATCTTCCGGATCGGCGCGGACGGCAAGCTGACGCCAACGGGCGAGGAGATCGAGCAGCCGAGCCCGGTGTGCATTCGTTTCGTGGCGATGAAGTAG
- a CDS encoding serine hydrolase, producing MRATVVFLGLAALAAAAALDPDPVVQTAMEEWRVPGAAVAIVQGGSVVHVKGYGLRDAAAKLPVNTKTLFGIGSITKSFTVLTLQSLAEQGKLDWDTPVRDYLSDFRLKDPVASEYATPLDLVTHRTGLPRHDSLWSGGAFSREDLYSRLRYLAPSRAFRSTYQYNNLMFMTAGILASRLGGDTWENLVKTRIFVPAGMAASLTSYAEANGRENVAVAYAGPREKPRPRTVAETGRAVDSIGPAGAIQSNIEDMARYLMLHIHRGVVNGHRVLPAARFAEMETPRIPIPDSESAYGDGMSYGMGLFIGQHRGRKAVWHTGTWGGYHSLLWWLPEEKFGVAILLNRAERAAPPVIALTLADRYLDAPALDRIAERRQAEAEQLRKRREAAARARRRRRKATKPSRPIAEFEGTYTDPGYGDARVSVEGEAITVRVAGASTTYGHWHYDVFGTDGGDEDSEPRLARFASNTDGEVDTLAVSIEPAIDEVTFRRPHRVP from the coding sequence ATGCGCGCGACCGTTGTTTTTCTGGGGCTGGCGGCGCTGGCCGCCGCGGCGGCGCTCGATCCGGACCCGGTGGTTCAAACGGCGATGGAGGAATGGCGGGTGCCGGGAGCGGCGGTGGCCATAGTGCAGGGCGGGTCCGTGGTGCATGTGAAAGGCTATGGCCTGCGCGACGCGGCGGCGAAGCTGCCGGTGAACACGAAGACGCTTTTCGGGATCGGGTCGATCACCAAGAGCTTTACGGTGCTGACTCTGCAATCGCTGGCGGAACAAGGGAAGCTCGACTGGGACACGCCCGTGCGGGATTACCTCTCCGATTTCCGGCTGAAGGATCCGGTGGCTTCCGAGTACGCGACGCCGCTGGACCTAGTGACGCATCGAACGGGGCTTCCGCGGCACGACAGTCTTTGGTCCGGAGGCGCGTTTTCGCGCGAGGATCTTTACTCGCGGCTGCGGTATCTGGCGCCAAGCCGCGCATTTCGCAGCACGTATCAATACAACAATCTGATGTTCATGACGGCCGGGATTCTGGCGTCGCGACTGGGCGGCGACACGTGGGAGAACCTGGTGAAGACGAGGATCTTCGTTCCGGCGGGGATGGCGGCGTCGCTGACGAGCTATGCGGAGGCGAACGGGCGCGAGAACGTCGCGGTGGCCTACGCGGGACCACGTGAGAAGCCGCGCCCGCGGACAGTGGCCGAGACGGGGCGCGCGGTAGACTCGATCGGCCCGGCGGGAGCGATCCAATCGAACATCGAAGACATGGCGCGCTATCTGATGCTGCACATTCATCGGGGCGTAGTGAACGGCCACCGGGTGCTGCCGGCGGCGCGATTCGCGGAGATGGAGACGCCGCGGATCCCGATCCCGGATTCGGAGAGCGCCTACGGCGACGGCATGTCGTACGGCATGGGTTTGTTTATCGGCCAGCATCGCGGGCGCAAGGCCGTGTGGCACACGGGCACGTGGGGCGGCTATCACTCGCTGCTGTGGTGGCTGCCGGAGGAGAAGTTCGGCGTGGCGATTCTGCTGAACCGGGCGGAACGCGCGGCGCCGCCGGTGATCGCGCTGACGCTGGCGGACCGGTATCTGGACGCGCCAGCGCTCGACCGCATCGCCGAGAGGAGGCAGGCCGAGGCGGAACAGCTTCGCAAGCGCCGGGAAGCGGCGGCGCGCGCCCGACGACGGCGGCGCAAAGCCACGAAGCCGTCACGGCCGATCGCCGAGTTCGAGGGAACGTACACGGATCCAGGCTATGGCGACGCGCGCGTTTCCGTGGAGGGAGAGGCGATCACGGTGCGGGTGGCTGGCGCATCCACCACCTACGGCCACTGGCACTACGACGTCTTCGGGACGGACGGCGGGGACGAGGACTCCGAACCGAGGCTGGCGCGCTTCGCATCGAATACGGATGGCGAGGTGGACACGCTGGCGGTTTCTATCGAACCCGCAATAGATGAAGTTACTTTTCGACGGCCGCATCGTGTACCATGA
- a CDS encoding ArgR family transcriptional regulator: MNTQFRQAQILRIVNRKRVHTQDELVQELARVGIHTTQVTLSRDIRKLRLAKTAEGYVAPGELSRAHPQAGAAVTVREFLEEIRLAQNLVVLKTPPGKANALAVELDRENWPEVVGTIAGDDTILIVTPDNNGAAALAKKLRKLLT, encoded by the coding sequence ATGAACACCCAGTTCCGGCAGGCGCAGATTCTTCGCATCGTCAATCGCAAGCGTGTTCACACGCAGGATGAGCTGGTGCAGGAACTCGCGCGCGTGGGCATCCACACCACCCAGGTCACGCTGTCCCGCGATATCCGGAAACTCCGCCTTGCGAAAACGGCCGAAGGCTACGTCGCCCCGGGGGAGCTGTCGCGCGCCCACCCGCAGGCCGGCGCGGCCGTAACCGTCCGCGAGTTCCTCGAAGAGATCCGCCTCGCGCAGAACCTCGTCGTCCTGAAGACCCCGCCCGGAAAAGCCAACGCCCTCGCCGTCGAACTCGACCGCGAGAACTGGCCCGAAGTAGTCGGCACCATAGCCGGCGACGATACCATTCTCATCGTTACCCCAGATAATAACGGCGCCGCCGCGCTAGCCAAAAAGCTCAGGAAGCTACTGACATGA